The following proteins are co-located in the Planococcus plakortidis genome:
- a CDS encoding trimeric intracellular cation channel family protein: protein MAWEVLSAIGTIAFAISGAIIAMEEEYDIFGVYLLGVVTAFGGGAIRNLLIGVPVSALWEQEFMFQLALISITIVFLFPHKTLGHWNRWGHFFDAIGLSAFAVQGALFAVDLGLPVYAAVVAAVLTGSGGGMVRDLLAGRKPLVLKAEIYAVWAAIAGLLISIDIIRTDFMLYALFLAITLLRILSYTYKWKLPTRKILTTT, encoded by the coding sequence ATGGCTTGGGAAGTACTAAGCGCCATCGGGACCATTGCTTTTGCCATATCCGGTGCGATCATCGCCATGGAAGAGGAATACGATATTTTCGGCGTCTACCTGCTTGGCGTCGTCACCGCATTCGGCGGAGGGGCCATCCGCAACCTATTGATCGGGGTACCCGTCTCCGCTTTATGGGAGCAGGAGTTCATGTTCCAATTAGCGCTCATCTCCATCACCATTGTGTTCTTGTTCCCGCATAAAACGCTCGGCCACTGGAATCGCTGGGGCCATTTCTTCGATGCAATCGGCTTGTCTGCTTTCGCGGTGCAAGGCGCTTTATTTGCGGTCGATTTGGGTTTGCCTGTTTATGCGGCGGTTGTGGCGGCTGTGCTGACGGGATCAGGCGGCGGCATGGTGCGGGATTTGCTTGCCGGAAGGAAGCCCTTGGTCTTAAAAGCGGAAATATACGCCGTATGGGCTGCGATTGCAGGATTGTTGATCAGCATTGATATTATCAGGACTGATTTCATGCTCTATGCCTTGTTCTTGGCCATTACACTGTTGAGGATCTTATCCTATACGTATAAGTGGAAATTGCCGACACGAAAAATACTCACCACAACATAA
- the lexA gene encoding transcriptional repressor LexA, whose translation MKKVSKRQEDILNFIKDEVRAKGYPPSVREIGEAVGLASSSTVHGHLARLESKGLIRRDPTKPRAIEIISPEEALIDKSPVLHVPLIGKVTAGMPITAIENVEEYFPLPQTYGTEEDHIFMLEIMGESMIEAGILNGDYVVVKQQQTANNGDIVVAMTEENEATVKRFFREDNYFRLQPENSSMDPIIVDQVSILGKVVGVYRQIH comes from the coding sequence GTGAAAAAAGTATCTAAGCGTCAGGAAGACATCCTGAATTTCATAAAAGATGAAGTCCGTGCAAAAGGATATCCACCTTCCGTCCGGGAAATCGGCGAAGCGGTCGGCCTTGCATCCAGTTCGACTGTCCACGGCCATCTAGCTCGACTTGAAAGCAAAGGGCTGATCCGCCGTGACCCGACCAAACCAAGAGCCATCGAAATCATCAGCCCGGAAGAGGCCCTTATCGATAAAAGCCCTGTCCTCCATGTGCCGCTGATCGGGAAAGTCACAGCGGGCATGCCGATCACTGCGATTGAGAACGTCGAAGAATACTTCCCGTTGCCTCAGACTTATGGTACGGAAGAAGACCATATCTTCATGCTGGAAATCATGGGTGAAAGTATGATCGAAGCCGGCATCTTAAATGGCGATTATGTTGTCGTCAAACAACAGCAGACTGCCAACAACGGAGACATCGTCGTCGCGATGACCGAAGAAAATGAAGCGACTGTCAAACGCTTCTTCCGCGAGGACAATTACTTCCGCCTGCAGCCTGAGAATTCATCGATGGACCCGATCATCGTGGACCAGGTGAGCATTCTCGGGAAAGTTGTCGGCGTCTACCGACAAATCCACTAG
- the miaA gene encoding tRNA (adenosine(37)-N6)-dimethylallyltransferase MiaA has protein sequence MVEVIAIVGPTASGKTALSIELAKRFGGEIINGDSMQVYRGMDIGTAKIRPEEMGGIAHHLLDIRDPGESFSVAEYQLLVREKIAEIQGRGKLPIIVGGTGLYVQSVLFDYRFSKRQVDEELRKGLQDELERSGPGAMHRKLMELDPDIDIHPNNTRRVLRALEILLSGEEKEDGSLAQTPIYDEMIIGLDVPRDELYKRIDDRVEGMMEAGLLKEVRRLYDSGLRDVQSIKAIGYKELYAYFDGIDTLEEAILKLKRNSRKYAKRQFTYFRNKMPILWLDATAGPENKLEEIMRFWQENDRNRRIEQMAKTIR, from the coding sequence GGTTTGGCGGGGAGATCATCAACGGCGATTCGATGCAGGTCTACCGTGGAATGGATATCGGGACCGCCAAGATCAGGCCGGAGGAGATGGGGGGCATTGCACATCACCTGCTCGATATCCGGGACCCCGGCGAATCCTTCTCGGTTGCTGAATATCAGTTACTGGTCCGCGAAAAAATCGCTGAAATCCAGGGCCGTGGCAAGCTGCCGATCATTGTCGGCGGGACAGGGCTTTATGTCCAGTCAGTGCTCTTCGATTACCGCTTCTCCAAGCGGCAGGTGGATGAGGAATTAAGGAAGGGGCTGCAAGACGAGCTCGAACGCTCTGGCCCTGGGGCGATGCACCGCAAGCTGATGGAGCTGGATCCGGACATCGACATCCACCCGAACAATACGCGGCGTGTCCTGCGCGCTTTGGAGATCCTGTTGAGCGGCGAGGAAAAAGAGGATGGCAGCTTGGCGCAGACGCCGATATATGATGAAATGATCATCGGCCTGGATGTGCCAAGGGACGAACTGTATAAGCGCATCGACGACCGCGTCGAAGGGATGATGGAAGCGGGCTTGCTGAAAGAAGTCCGGCGTTTGTATGACAGTGGTTTGCGTGATGTACAATCCATCAAAGCGATCGGGTATAAGGAATTGTATGCATATTTTGATGGTATCGATACATTGGAAGAGGCGATCTTGAAACTGAAACGCAATTCCAGGAAGTATGCCAAACGCCAATTCACCTATTTCCGCAATAAAATGCCGATTCTATGGTTGGATGCAACAGCGGGACCGGAAAACAAGTTGGAAGAAATTATGCGTTTCTGGCAGGAAAATGACCGGAATCGTCGAATTGAACAGATGGCCAAAACTATACGCTAG
- a CDS encoding rhodanese-like domain-containing protein: protein MKSISTDELNQKVDAGDELHIIDVREKDEVAAGMIPGAKHIPLGELPERTGELDSSKEYYVVCQAGGRSAKAAEYLESNGFHSVNVDGGMSSWRGVTVYG, encoded by the coding sequence ATGAAATCGATCAGTACAGATGAACTGAACCAGAAAGTGGATGCTGGAGATGAACTTCACATCATCGACGTTCGTGAAAAAGACGAAGTGGCTGCAGGCATGATTCCGGGAGCCAAGCATATCCCACTCGGTGAATTACCGGAGCGCACAGGAGAACTGGACTCCTCGAAAGAGTATTATGTCGTTTGCCAGGCAGGAGGCCGCAGCGCAAAAGCTGCAGAATACTTGGAGTCGAATGGATTCCATTCGGTCAATGTCGATGGCGGCATGTCATCATGGCGCGGCGTCACAGTTTACGGATGA
- a CDS encoding MerR family transcriptional regulator has translation MTNRVRRTMPILPISIVMQLTDLTARQIRYYEEQKLISPARTEGNKRMFSLNDVDALLEIKDYLEQGLNVAGIRKLYETKETPSNDQAEPRTLSDAELRSLLREELKHQARPFSQASQRHGDLSRFFK, from the coding sequence ATGACAAATCGGGTTCGCCGCACCATGCCCATTCTCCCGATCAGCATCGTAATGCAATTAACGGATTTGACAGCAAGGCAAATACGCTATTACGAAGAGCAGAAGTTGATCAGTCCAGCCAGGACAGAAGGCAATAAGCGCATGTTTTCGTTGAATGATGTCGACGCGCTGCTTGAGATCAAGGATTATCTCGAGCAGGGGCTGAATGTCGCGGGCATCAGAAAACTATACGAAACCAAGGAGACGCCAAGCAACGATCAAGCTGAGCCAAGAACATTGAGCGATGCAGAACTTCGCAGCTTATTGCGCGAGGAGTTGAAGCATCAGGCCCGGCCATTCAGCCAGGCGTCCCAACGACACGGTGATTTATCCCGTTTCTTTAAATGA
- a CDS encoding aminotransferase class I/II-fold pyridoxal phosphate-dependent enzyme translates to MYNLIRKTEDRIRPQLEAADCIALHNQQKVLEAFHRQKVSDHHFHPSTGYGYDDEGRDTLERVYADVFRAEAALVRPQIISGTHAITISLFGILRPGDELLYITGQPYDTLASIVSGGGEDTGSLEDFGISYRHVELNGQHKVDWPAVERAVNDKTKMIAIQRSRGYDNRPSFTVSEIRGMIGKIRDIKPDAIIFVDNCYGEFVETEEPIEAGADLMAGSLIKNPGGGFAKIGGYIAGKSAFVEKCAYRMTSPGIGGEAGASLNALPDMYQGFFMAPHIVSQALKGAIFTAALLEAAGMVTSPHYSAARTDLIQSVSFRTAEQMVAFCRAIQANSPVNAQFLPEPAYMPGYEDDVIMAAGTFVQGASIELTADGPIRAPFTAFVQGGLTYEHVKIAVVNAMMTLEKEQLL, encoded by the coding sequence ATGTATAACCTGATAAGAAAGACTGAAGACAGGATCCGCCCGCAATTAGAAGCTGCAGACTGCATAGCCTTGCACAACCAACAGAAAGTGCTCGAGGCATTCCATCGCCAAAAAGTAAGCGACCATCACTTCCACCCTTCTACAGGTTATGGTTATGACGACGAAGGAAGGGATACATTGGAACGGGTCTATGCGGATGTGTTCCGGGCAGAAGCGGCGCTTGTGCGACCGCAGATCATATCGGGCACCCACGCCATCACGATTTCGCTGTTCGGCATCCTGCGCCCTGGAGATGAGCTATTGTATATCACAGGGCAACCTTACGATACGCTCGCCTCGATCGTTTCGGGGGGAGGGGAAGATACCGGCTCCCTCGAAGATTTTGGAATTTCCTACCGCCACGTGGAACTAAACGGCCAACATAAAGTGGATTGGCCGGCGGTCGAACGGGCAGTTAACGATAAGACGAAAATGATAGCGATACAGCGATCGAGAGGGTATGATAACCGGCCGTCTTTCACGGTCAGTGAAATCAGGGGAATGATAGGGAAGATCCGCGACATCAAGCCGGATGCCATCATCTTCGTGGACAATTGCTATGGCGAATTTGTGGAAACCGAAGAACCGATCGAAGCAGGGGCGGATCTCATGGCCGGTTCATTAATCAAGAACCCCGGAGGCGGCTTTGCAAAAATTGGCGGGTATATCGCCGGAAAAAGCGCTTTTGTCGAAAAATGCGCTTACCGGATGACCTCTCCGGGTATAGGAGGGGAGGCTGGCGCTTCTCTCAATGCGCTCCCTGACATGTATCAAGGGTTTTTCATGGCTCCGCATATCGTGTCCCAAGCATTGAAAGGCGCGATTTTCACTGCAGCTTTATTGGAGGCGGCAGGCATGGTGACCAGCCCCCATTACAGTGCAGCGCGGACGGACTTAATCCAATCGGTTTCCTTCCGGACAGCAGAACAGATGGTAGCGTTTTGCCGCGCAATCCAGGCGAACTCACCCGTCAACGCCCAATTCTTGCCGGAACCGGCATACATGCCGGGTTATGAAGACGATGTCATCATGGCAGCCGGCACGTTTGTCCAGGGGGCGAGCATCGAATTGACGGCTGATGGCCCGATCAGGGCGCCGTTTACGGCATTCGTCCAAGGCGGCTTGACCTATGAGCATGTAAAGATCGCAGTCGTTAACGCAATGATGACTTTAGAGAAGGAACAATTGCTTTGA
- the glnA gene encoding type I glutamate--ammonia ligase, with product MSKYSKEDIIRLVKEEDVNFIRLQFTDILGVIKNVEIPTSQLEKALDNKMMFDGSSIDGFVRIEESDMYLFPDLDTWVVFPWITGKGKVARLICDIYNADGTPFAGDPRTNLKRVLKEMEELGFTHFNLGPEPEFFLFKLDERGEPSLELNDHGGYFDLAPMDLGENCRRDIVLELEEMGFEIEASHHEVAPGQHEIDFKYADAIKACDDIQTFKLVVKTIARKHGLHATFMPKPLFGVNGSGMHMNVSLFKGNENAFLDEDGDMKLSKTAFQFLAGIIEHAKGFTAVTNPTVNSYKRLVPGYEAPCYIAWSGQNRSPLIRIPASRGLSTRVEVRSVDPAANPYLAMAVLLGAGLDGIKRDLTPPKAVDRNIYAMNRKERKEVGIEDLPGTLYAALDELQNDEVMTKALGSHILNNFVEAKEIEWDMFRTNVHPWEREQYLKMY from the coding sequence ATGAGCAAGTATTCAAAAGAAGACATTATTCGATTGGTAAAAGAAGAAGACGTCAATTTCATCCGCCTGCAATTCACCGACATTCTCGGCGTTATCAAAAACGTGGAAATACCGACATCCCAGCTAGAAAAAGCACTTGACAACAAAATGATGTTCGACGGATCTTCAATCGACGGTTTCGTCCGCATCGAGGAATCTGACATGTACTTGTTCCCAGACCTTGATACATGGGTTGTATTCCCTTGGATCACAGGTAAAGGAAAAGTCGCGCGCCTAATCTGCGATATCTACAATGCAGACGGCACGCCATTTGCTGGCGACCCGCGCACGAACTTGAAACGTGTATTGAAAGAGATGGAAGAACTTGGATTCACTCATTTCAACTTGGGGCCAGAGCCGGAATTCTTCCTGTTCAAACTCGATGAAAGAGGCGAACCGTCCCTTGAGCTGAATGACCACGGCGGCTATTTTGACTTGGCACCGATGGACCTTGGTGAAAACTGCCGACGCGACATCGTACTTGAGCTGGAGGAAATGGGCTTTGAAATCGAAGCTTCCCACCACGAAGTAGCGCCAGGACAACATGAAATTGACTTTAAATACGCGGATGCCATCAAGGCTTGCGATGATATCCAGACATTCAAGCTCGTCGTTAAAACGATTGCGCGCAAGCACGGCCTGCATGCGACGTTCATGCCGAAGCCATTGTTCGGCGTCAACGGTTCGGGCATGCACATGAACGTTTCCTTGTTCAAAGGCAACGAAAATGCTTTCCTTGACGAAGATGGCGACATGAAATTAAGTAAAACAGCTTTCCAATTCTTGGCAGGCATCATCGAGCACGCCAAAGGATTCACTGCTGTGACGAATCCAACAGTCAACTCTTATAAACGTCTCGTACCTGGCTACGAAGCGCCTTGCTATATCGCTTGGTCTGGACAGAACCGCAGTCCTTTGATCCGCATTCCAGCTTCACGCGGCTTGTCAACGCGCGTTGAAGTTCGTTCAGTCGACCCGGCTGCGAACCCGTACTTGGCCATGGCTGTGTTGCTTGGGGCCGGCCTTGACGGCATCAAGCGTGACTTGACTCCGCCAAAAGCTGTAGACCGCAATATCTATGCGATGAACCGCAAAGAACGCAAAGAAGTCGGCATTGAAGATCTGCCAGGCACATTGTATGCAGCGCTTGATGAGCTGCAAAACGATGAAGTCATGACAAAAGCGCTCGGTTCGCACATCTTGAATAACTTCGTGGAAGCGAAGGAGATCGAATGGGATATGTTCAGAACCAACGTCCATCCTTGGGAACGCGAGCAATACCTGAAAATGTATTAA
- the hfq gene encoding RNA chaperone Hfq, which produces MKPVNIQDVYLNQLRKNNIFVTVFLLNGFQLKGIIKSYDNFTVLVETEGKQQLIYKHAISTFSPSKPVSIEHQE; this is translated from the coding sequence ATGAAACCGGTTAATATCCAAGATGTCTATTTGAACCAGCTGCGTAAGAATAATATTTTCGTTACCGTTTTTTTGCTAAACGGGTTTCAATTGAAAGGAATCATCAAATCCTATGATAATTTCACGGTGCTCGTGGAAACGGAAGGCAAGCAGCAATTGATCTACAAACACGCCATCTCGACATTTTCGCCTTCGAAACCGGTATCGATCGAGCATCAGGAATAA